ttttcgcgacgcggatcctgtgttctgccttacaaacaggacaacggagtggatcctatgcagcgacccaaaaaaacgactccgaaagagagggaaacgaggcggtcttctggtcagactccggagacgggcacagcgcgcaccactccctagcattcttcttgccaatgtccagtctcttgacaacaaggttgatgaaatccgagcaagggtagcattccagagggacatcagagactgtaacgttctttgcttcacggaaacgtggcttactggagagacgcaatccgaagcggtgcagccaacaggtttctccacgcatcgcgcagacaggaaaaaacatctttctggtaaaaagaggggcgggggcgtatgccttatgactaacgtgacatggtgcgatgaaagaaacatacaggaactcaaatccttctgttcacctgatttagaattcctcacaatcaaatgtagaccgcattatctaccaagagaattctcttcgattataatcacagccgtatatatccccccccaagcagacacatcgatggctctgaacgaactttatttaactctctgcaaactggaaacaatttatccggaggctgcattcattgtagctggggattttaacaaggctaatctgaaaacaagactccccaaattttatcagcatatcgattgcgcaaccaggggaggaaagaccttggaccattgttactctaacttccgcgacgcatataaggccctgccccgcccccctttcggaaaagctgaccacgactccattttgttgatccctgcctacagacagaaactaaaacaagaggctcccacgctgaggtctgtccaacgctggtccgaccaagctgactccacactccaagactgcttccatcacgtggactgggagatgtttcgtattgcgtcagataacaacattgacgaatacgctgattcggtgtgcgagttcattagaacgtgcgttgaagatgtcgttcccatagcaacgattaaaacattccctaaccagaaaccgtggattgatggcagcattcgtgtgaaactgaaagcgcgaaccactgcttttaatcagggcaaggtgtctggtaacatgaccgaatacaaacagtgcagctattccctccgcaaggctatcaaacaagctaagcgccagtacagagacaaagtagaatctcaattcaacggctcagacacaagaggcatgtggcagggtctacagtcaatcacggactacaggaagaaacccagcccagtcacggaccaggatgtcttgctcccaggcagactaaataacttttttgcccgctttgaggacaatacagtgccactgacacggcctgcaacgaaaacatgcggtctctccttcactgcagccgaggtgagtaagacatttaaacgtgttaaccctcgcaaggctgcaggcccagatggcatccccagccgcgccctcagagcatgcgcagaccagctggccggtgtgtttacggacatattcaatcaatccctataccagtctgctgttcccacatgcttcaagagggccaccattgttcctgttcccaagaaagctaaggtaactgagctaaatgactaccgccccgtagcactcacatccgtcatcatgaagtgctttgagagactagtcaaggaccatatcacctccaccctacctgacaccctagacccactccaatttgcttaccgcccaaataggtccacagacgatgcaatctcaaccacactgcacactgccctaacccatctggacaagaggaatacctatgtgagaatgctgttcatcgactacagctcggcattcaacaccatagtaccctccaagctcgtcatcaagctcgagaccctgggtctcgaccccgccctgtgcaactgggtactggacttcctgacgggccgcccccaggtggtgagggtaggcaacaacatctcctccccgctgatcctcaacactggggccccacaaggttgcgttctgagccctctcctgtactccctgttcacccacgactgcgtggccacgcacgcctccaactcaatcatcaagtttgcggacgacacaacagtggtaggcttgattaccaacaacgatgagacggcctacagggaggaggtgagggccctcggagtgtggtgtcaggaaaacaacctcacactcaacgtcaacaaaactaaggagatgattgtggacttcaggaaacagcagagggaacacccccctatccacatcgatggaacagtagtggagagggtagcaagttttaagttcctcggcatacacatcacagacaaactgaattggtccactcacacagacagcatcgtgaagaaggcgcagcagcgcctcttcaacctcaggaggctgaagaaattcggcttgtcaccaaaagcactcacaaacttctacagatgcacaatcgagagcatcctggcgggctgtatcaccgcctggtatggcaactgcaccgccctcaaccgtaaggctctccagagggtagtgaggtctgcacaacgcatcaccgggggcaaactacctgccctccaggacacctacaccacccgatgtcacaggaaggccataaagatcatcaaggacatcaaccacccgagccactgcctgttcaccccactatcatccagaaggcgaggtcagtacaggtgcatcaaagctgggaccgagagactgaaaaacagcttctatctcaaggccatcagactgttaaacagccaccactaacactgagtggctgctgccaacacactgacactgactcaactccagccactttaataatgggaattgatgggaaatgatgtaaatatatcactagccactttaaacaatgctaccttatataaatgttacttaccctacattattcatctcatacgcatacgtatatactgtactctatatcatcgacggtatccttatgtaatacatgtatcactagccactttatactatactatgccactttgtttacatactcatctcatttgtacatactgtacccgataccatctactgtatcttgcctatgctgctctgtaccatcactcattcatatatccttatgtacatattctttatccccttacactgtgtacaagacagtagttttggaattgttagttagattacttgttattactgcattgtcggaactagaagcacaagcatttcgctacactcgcattaacatctgctaaccatgtgtatgtgacaaataaaatttgatttgatttgatttgatttgaggtaactctgggtcttcatttcctgtggcggtcttcatgagagccagttcacatcagagcgcttgatggtttttgcgactggacttgaagaaactttcaaggttcttgaaatgttctggattgactggcattcatgtcttaaattaatgatggactgttgtttctctttgcttatttgaggtgttcttgtcataatatggacttggtcttttaccaaatagacagtattcttctgtataccacccctacacaactgattggcccaaacacatgaggaaagaaattccacaaatgaacttttatgtgcaaagctgtcatcaaggcaaagggaggctactttgaagaatctcttttgatttctttaacgctatttggttactacataattccatatgcgttatttcatagttttgatgtcttcactatttctCTATAATGtcaaaaatagtcaaaataaagaaaaacccttgatttaGTAGGTGTGTTCAGACTtgtgattggtactgtatataaactcaggaagtatatatatttcctgagttGTTTTTTGTATCTCCTAGAAATAGGACAGATAATTCAACCTTGTTTCTGTTTGCCGTGTGTGTTTATTCTATTTGTTTCTATGGGCTTTGGTCACACCGTTActaccatcttaaaacaattccagatGTCACATTAGCACCCCCCCCCAACGTCTTAGACTCTAAGGAATTAAGCACAATCCatacagaaaaaaatatataattccacTCCAACTATAAAAATATTGGCAGATATGTTATCGGTTAATATTCCACTCTAAAATCGGAAAAGGTATTGGATCCAAAAAATATGGGTCGGGCTCTAGACGAGATTGCACGTTGAGGGCCCCTCAGACCCTCCTTTCCACATTTCCGCCAGTGGTTCTAATTCAGCCCACGTTGGAGGGGGTGTGCAGCTAGTGCTTACCATTGAGTCTTGTGGCTCCCCATTGGTCCAGGCAGCCTTGGTTCGCGGAGATCATTCGCCTTTTAGGCGGGGATCTGTGGAAACTCCTGTTGTCCTTGGCACACAGGCAGGTTCGGCAATCGAGGCCAGAgatttggtttcccattggtttgGCCCCTGAGAGGGCTGATCTGATGGTTAGAGGTTTACCTCTAAAAGTTATTTCTACCATTGTCTGCAAGGGCTGTATGTGTAGAAGTGGAAAGCGTTTGAGCTCTGGTCCCAATATAAAGGACTTTTCCGTGCTCTGTGAGGGACATACTTATGTTCCTACAGGAGCTTTTCAAGCATTCTccacttagaccgctgcgccactcgggagcccaaggtactgcatctcagtgcaagaggcgtcactgcggTCCCTGGTTCgcatccaggctgcatcacatccggctgtgattgggagtcctataaggcggcacacaattggaccagcgttggcccgggtaggcagtcattgtaaataagattttttttattatatgttcaaaggaaaataaaaaatgtaatgtaaaagcGGTCTCAGCGTGTCATGTGGGAATTGACGGAACCACAGCAGGGGCTCATCCCCTGGTGGTGCATTTTGTGAAAGGTGTACGTCATCTTAGACCTGTCTCTAAACCTTGGCACTGGTTTTGGAGGCACTGTGTGAGGCCCCCTTTTGGAGGCTCTGGAGTCAGTGGATCACCATACACTTTTGGGAGGTTTTATTGCTTGGATGTTactgctccctgtatatagtcactgCTCTCAATATTAACACTATTACTACTGTTCCCTAAAGGAGGGAAACGAGGTACAACACCTATTTGTCTCCGTACCGCCTGTTCCTGGGCACGGTGAAGAGCGGTATTAAATCGAAGGAATGATTCCGAACCTCATGCTTATCACCTGTGGAAGGCCGGGCCTCCAGCGAGGTCTGATTTTATTGGCCTTGTCAGGTGGATCTACAATCCCTTTAACTGAAGTCGTGAGACTCtcccatagtatgttgtacctaaTTTTCCTCCTTCAGGGAACTGTAGTTATAGTCATTACTGTTTCATACCCCAAATATGTTAGGTTTTACCTAGGAGTTGCTGTGATTTACCTGGGCGATAGATGGTGTGATTTACCTGGAAGATAGATGGTGTGATTTACCTGGGAGATAGATGGTGTGATTTACCTGGGAGATAGATGGTGTGATTTACCTGGGAGATAGATGGTGTGATTTACCTGGGAGATAGATGGTGTGATTTACCTGGGAGATAGATGGTGTGATTTACCTGGGAGATAGATGGTGTGATTTACCTGGGAGATAGATGGTGTGATTTACCTGGGAGATAGATGGTGTGATTTACCTGGGAGATGGATGGTGTGATTTACCTGGGAGATAGATGGTGTGATTTACCTGGGAGATAGATGGTGTGATTTACCTGGGAGATAGATGGTGTGATTTACCTGGGAGATAGATGGTGTGATTTACCTGGGAGATAGATGGTGTGATTTACCTGGGAGATAGATGGTGTGATTTACCTGGGAGATAGATGGTGTGATTTACCTGGGAGAAAAATGCTGTGACTTACCTGTGTAATACTGTGTTCTGCTCTTTGTATTTCAGGCccgtcagggtgtgtgtgtctgcgctttttataatatgtgtgtgttgtgttatccAGGATTTAGACCCACTGGTTCCTCAGCAGCTGTCTGACCTCGACGCCGACATCTCCAGCGCCATCAGCCAGGACGTCAGTCTCCGTGACGCCATGGTAACAGGTTCCACCTACGATATGATCCCACCAAGGGGTGGAGTCAGGACCCTGGTCGCCCGGCAACCAAGAGGGCCCCTTTTCCAACTAGAGTCCACAAACTCCTCTGACTCGTCACCAGGGACGACCACGGGGCTGGCCGCACTACCGTTTACCACGGTGGTCAACGGAACGAGTAACGGGACGTTGTCCCATGGTGCACTAGGTGGCTGTCTGGATGAGGCAGTGTTTGACCAGATCAACCTACTGGGGCTGGAGGGCTGCCTGGACAATATGGATGCCCAGCTGCTGGGGAATCCACAGGGCATCGACCCTCGGGTCCTGGAGGACCTTGACTCAGACTCCGGCCTCTCTCTGGAGAGCAGCTCTCGAGGCCCGACCTCCCCAGGTGAGTTGGAAGACTTCTGGAGCTGCTTTAGAAAGGTGCAATGTTCAGAAGGGACATGATGATCCTCTGATTTGCAAGAGAAGGAATCTCCTCAACCTTAGCCTATAGATTACAcacatacattaccagtcaaaagtttggactcttaccagggtttttctttattttgactattttctacattgtagaataatagtgtagaaatcaaaactgtgaaataacacatgtggaatcatgaagtaaccaaaaaagtgttaaacaaattcaaatatattttagattcttcaaagtagccaccctttaccttgatgacagctttgcgtaTTCtaggcattttctcaaccagcttcatgaggtagtcacctggaatgcatttcaattaacaggtgtgccttgttcaaagttaatttgtggaatttctttcctcaatgcgtttgagccaatcagttgtgttgtgacaaggtagaggtggtatacagaagatggccctatttggtaaaagaccaagtccatattatggcaagaacagctcaaataagcaaagagaaattacagtccgtCATTAAtttaagaaatgaaggtcagtcaatctggaaaatttcaagaactgaaagtttcttcaagtgcagttgcaaaatcattcatgcgctatgatgaaactggctctcatgaggaccgccacaggaaatgaagaccctgagttacctctgatgcagaggataagttcattagagttaccagcctcagaaattgcagccaaaaataaatgcttcagagttcaagtaacaaacatctcaacataaactgttcagaggagactgcgtgaatcaggccttcatggtcgaaatgctgcaaagaaacaactactaaaggacacaataagaaaaagagacttgcttgggccaagaaacacgagcaatggacacttgtccttttggtctgagtccaaatttgagatgtatggttccaaccgccgtgtttttgtgagacgcagaatagcTGAACAGAtgatggctcccgagtggcgcagcggtctaaggcggtgcatctcagtactagaggtgtcactacagaccctggttcgattccaggctgaatcacaactggccgtgattggcagtcccataggacggcacacatcaggtttagggtttggccggggtaagccgccattgtaaataagaatttgttcttaactgactaaataaagatttaaacaaaaacatttgcatgtgtagttcccactgtgaagcatggaggatgaggtgtgggagtgctttgctggtggcgctgttgctgatttatttagaattcaaggcacacttaacagcATTCtacagtgatacgccatcccatctggtttgcaccactaacatttgtttttcaacaggacaatgacccaaacatGCCTCCTGGCAGTCTATGGAATATTTGCCCAATATGTGAGAGATGGAGTACTGTataagatgacctggcctccaaaatcaccctacctcaaccaaattgagatggtttgggatgagttggaccgcagactgaaggaaaagcagccaacaagtgctcagcatatgtgggaactccttccaagactgttggaaaaatatTCCAGATggagctggatgagagaatgccaagcgtgtgaaAAACTActatcaaggcgaagggtggctacttttaagaaactcaaatatatgttttgtttaaAAGGATCcatactttttttttcttcaattttcgcctaaaatgacacccaaatctaactgcctgtagctcaggacctgaagcaaggatatgcgtattcttgataccatttgaaaggaaaagcagccaacaagtgttccgcatatgtgggtactccttcaagactgttggaagagctagttgagagaatgccaagggtgtgcaaagctgtcatcaaggcatatgGTAGCCACATTGAAGAATgtcatattttgatttgttttacactttttttggttactacatgattccttatgtgttatttcatagtttgtcttcactattattctacaatgtagaaaatagtgtcaacttttgactggtactgtatatctgcagCATTCTAAACATTGCACACTTCTGAATAGCTAGTTGAGCATACTACATCTCCATTCTAAAGTAGCTTACATATTCCTATGTACATTTGACCCCCAGGTGCGTCGGAGGTGTCGTCAGCGTCTTCCAGTTCGTTCTGTGAGGACGAGGGCGGAGCTACGGGCTACAGCAGCGAGGCGGACTCCCTCCCCTCCAAGGACATTGCCGACTACGACACAACATGGTCACCTGTGGACCTCAGTGAGAGTGTGTGGCACGACCACAGCTACTCCACTCCAGCCTTCTCCCACCCATCAGCCACCACATTCCCCCACAAAACCATCAAACAGGAGCCTTTCAGCGACGAAGACGATGACCGGGAGGATTACGAAGATCGAGAGCTTAGCCGCGATGAACTCCGCGCCCGGGCGTTACAAGTCCCGCTCTCGGCAACGGAGATCGTCAGCATGCCTGTGGAGGAATTCCTGGAACTGCTGGAGGGGCGTGGCCTATCTGCAGCCCAGGTCACCCTCCTGAGGGATATCCGGAGGCGAGGGAAGAACAAGCTGGCGGCACAAAACTGCCGTAAGCGCAAGCTGGATGCCATCACAGGGCtccaggaggaggtggagaggctgCAGGCCCAGAGGAACCGGCTGCTTAGGGAGAGGCAGCACACGGCCAAGGCTCTGGGAGCTGCAGGCCATCGCATGGAGCACCTCTCCAGGGATGTCCTTTCCAGGCTGAGGGACGACTCCGGAAGACCCCTGACCCCAGAGAGATACACCCTGCAGTGTGGGGCCAATGGGAGGGTCGTGGTGCAGCAGATCAGGCGACCTGGTGTTGCCTCGACGACGGCTGGAGTTAAAACGAAcaagaggaagaaggagaagaagccTTGATGCTGGGACTTGAAGTTTTAAGGATGTGCTATTGTTTTCTCTGAACTTATGGGCCAGATTCTGGTCATGTGACTGTGTTTCCGGATCTGTCTCTTCCTTGTCTGGACTCTCCGACCTTGGGAGCCTAAAAGGACAGAAACGCAGAAAAAATGTAAACCCAAAAACGTGCATGTAAATACAAATTGTTACAACGTGTGAATGATGGAGATTTTTTTTTCTGGAAAAAGTAACGTAGCTCAAACACTGGACTCTAATGGTTTCTTGCTATATAAATGAAAGGGTTTTATCATTTTAAAGCATTTCTTACAAGGAGAATTGTAATATTTCCAACTCAAATAAATTGTAGGCTAGTTAAAAAGAAAGGGAATTTCAATTATATAGCTTAAAGGCTTAATCCAGACCTTTTTTtcatatcaaataatttctgcgtgacaatgaagtaccttactgtaatagttttCCATTAAAATGCTGGCAAGAATTTTGCTTGGACTGTCTGGGTGTGgtctgagtgggggggggggggatactgttATTGGCAGAGCGGTTTGGAACTCAATttgttggtctattaactaatttaacaCCTGGTGATATAAAACCTGCTGAtgtagaaggtcctgtgtagattttCAACCAGCATCTATGAGAAAATAACACTGATCACATTTTTTCACCCTTTTTATAGTGTTgcttcatcagctgttgtacaatatgatacacaACACAGAAAAAACAGAatgttgactgcactgggcctttaacctcAACTGGAAATTGATAGTAGTTTTTTGGCATCTATTGATAAAGATTTCTAACGTTCTGAGAAGTTCTAAAGACCAATGTTCCTCCATAGATCCTAGTTCTGGAGTTTTAAGTTGAAATTCTTTCAAAACTGAATCTAACTGGTGATATGTTAGACATGTCATTTGAAATATGACATTTGAGacattacatttaaaaataaaataaaaaagtgatgCATAGATGTACATATTGCTTTATGTATGATCACTTTTTATACGTTTTTATTCCATTTGTATTTTTAAGCACTGTATGCTTCCTCCCTCTGATATTTTGAAACAGGGCTTTGAGTTTGATGGTTTTCGTTCTACCTCACAACTACAATGGATTTATATGGATGGTTTGGGCTGATTTTGGGaggccattttttttttattccatgGGGAGATGGGTTGTTGGTGAACACAAGTGCACTCAAGTCACTGCAAATGCTTCACTGTAGGTCAAGGTTGGTGATACAACTGACCTAACCCTCCTTAACTTCTTGAAACAATGCCTTCACCCACTGTTGTGTTGCGAAGTAAAgtgtgcttgtatgtgtgtgtgtatgtattattTGAGAAATGCTCACAGAGATTGAAGAAAAGGTGTACTGAGAGATAAAACCAGAAAAAAGTATACTGTGCAGAGTTATACAAGAAAGTCGGAGGTAGGCTGTAAATGACCTACATCAAGCAAGTGAAACCGTGGTCTTTATTTCAATAAATATTGAACATTTTCTTTACGTCTCAGAAGTTAGTTTTGCCTTGGACAAAACCAATCTGATTCCCAGGTTGAACAGATCTTTTTAATTTTcgaattgtattttttattttttggcaCTTTTCGTTTTGTGTGTTTTCTGATTGCCAAGTGTGTTcgagtaaatgaggctgaattcaTTTTTACAAATCcattaaagtttttttttcttcttgtttttatataTAAACATGGCTTTGCTCGACTAGGATTGATTTGTGTTAAAGCTGTACAGGACAGGATGTTAAACTGAGTTATGTGGCTTATCTCCTTTTTCTAAGAGCACTAATGATGTTCTTGGTGATATGGTTCTTTCCTAAGAAAAACAATTAAATGTTTAACAAAACTAAGTTGTCTGTCTTTGGTCTGAACACTTCTATGTGGAATCCTATCGACAGCATGTTTAGCCCACCTCAAGACTCACTCTCAATATACACACATGCTACTCTACTGGAGCAGGGCCTGGTTTCATGGTTTTATTGATGAACTTATCCTTAAAGGAAAACTGCACccaaaaactatcttttggtatttggtTCATTGCTCCAATGctgacatagtcccaaaatgttttgcttgtcagcaatcaagtttaaaagatatgtaactttcaaaatacagaaatcatctcTGTATGATACATTTTGCATGATATGATGGAAAATGCATCATACAGGGATGATTTTGAAAGTTACAAAC
This genomic window from Oncorhynchus clarkii lewisi isolate Uvic-CL-2024 chromosome 32, UVic_Ocla_1.0, whole genome shotgun sequence contains:
- the LOC139391709 gene encoding endoplasmic reticulum membrane sensor NFE2L1-like; the encoded protein is MQNVKKYFTEGLIQFTILLSLIGVRVDVDSYWNGYYSPLEINDGPSSAFIQTPFHSLRDNWDGYSVHPKCPELDYFFASRRLLDEVRALGSPTRFPTQLSAWLVHQVPDRSEFGEPPNSTSSSNGNAGLSSDSTGEETDDSDLLAEDESCSTVSARLRGRQEECQTATQLSTEPGPYPSTGACEIPKEEVELLNGQIDGDEAREELVSLTQLALSSALEQEGLFTSGASLACPEDPRPPAIDIHQHWSHFLSLPVSEFDDLDPLVPQQLSDLDADISSAISQDVSLRDAMVTGSTYDMIPPRGGVRTLVARQPRGPLFQLESTNSSDSSPGTTTGLAALPFTTVVNGTSNGTLSHGALGGCLDEAVFDQINLLGLEGCLDNMDAQLLGNPQGIDPRVLEDLDSDSGLSLESSSRGPTSPGASEVSSASSSSFCEDEGGATGYSSEADSLPSKDIADYDTTWSPVDLSESVWHDHSYSTPAFSHPSATTFPHKTIKQEPFSDEDDDREDYEDRELSRDELRARALQVPLSATEIVSMPVEEFLELLEGRGLSAAQVTLLRDIRRRGKNKLAAQNCRKRKLDAITGLQEEVERLQAQRNRLLRERQHTAKALGAAGHRMEHLSRDVLSRLRDDSGRPLTPERYTLQCGANGRVVVQQIRRPGVASTTAGVKTNKRKKEKKP